The following are encoded together in the Deltaproteobacteria bacterium genome:
- a CDS encoding ABC transporter permease, whose protein sequence is MHASLARIFQIVRKEIIQIRRDRRMFGLVLLMPVMELFIFGYVVATDIDNIDLAVCDYSQSAESRAYVEQLERSGYFRVRAACPGVNAADRLLDRAVVKVVLAIPPDFASRLKRQQPAEVMAAMDGSNSNTAMIAASYLEQVTLTQAVDVQFGGGDGAARRLRHPLVAVEPRVWFNPELRSVNYMVPGIICVLLMESLVILTAVAIVKEKERGTMEQLIVTPIRSYELILGKAIPFIFLGYINVAIVMLVGTFWFEVEITGSVPLLLGLTGLFILTSLGMGLVASAVSNTQQQASMSGQFIILPNLFFSGFMFPIASMPPLVQKLTYVIPLRYYITIVRGIFLKGSGWAELKDEAAILLVYGVVILSLATAFFRKQVR, encoded by the coding sequence ATGCATGCCTCGCTCGCCCGCATCTTCCAGATCGTGCGCAAGGAGATCATTCAGATCCGGCGCGACCGGCGCATGTTCGGGCTGGTGCTGCTGATGCCGGTGATGGAGCTCTTCATCTTCGGGTACGTCGTGGCCACGGACATCGACAACATCGACCTGGCCGTGTGCGACTACAGCCAGTCGGCCGAAAGCCGCGCCTACGTCGAGCAGCTCGAACGCAGCGGCTACTTCCGCGTGCGCGCTGCCTGCCCCGGGGTCAACGCTGCCGACCGCTTACTCGATCGCGCGGTGGTCAAGGTGGTGCTGGCAATTCCGCCGGACTTTGCCTCCCGGCTCAAGCGACAACAGCCGGCCGAGGTCATGGCGGCGATGGACGGCAGCAATTCCAACACCGCGATGATCGCCGCTTCGTATCTCGAGCAAGTCACGCTCACCCAGGCCGTCGACGTCCAGTTCGGCGGCGGCGACGGCGCGGCGCGGCGGCTGCGCCATCCGTTGGTGGCGGTGGAACCGCGGGTGTGGTTCAACCCCGAACTGCGCAGCGTCAACTACATGGTGCCGGGCATCATCTGCGTGCTGCTGATGGAGTCGCTGGTGATCCTCACGGCCGTAGCGATCGTGAAGGAAAAGGAGCGCGGCACGATGGAGCAGCTGATCGTCACCCCGATCCGCTCCTACGAGCTGATCCTCGGCAAGGCCATTCCCTTCATCTTCCTCGGCTACATCAACGTCGCCATCGTCATGCTGGTGGGCACCTTCTGGTTCGAGGTCGAGATCACCGGCAGCGTGCCATTATTGCTCGGCCTGACCGGGCTGTTCATCCTCACCAGCCTCGGCATGGGCTTGGTCGCCTCCGCCGTCTCGAACACCCAGCAACAGGCGTCGATGTCGGGGCAATTCATCATCCTGCCCAACCTGTTCTTCTCCGGCTTCATGTTTCCGATCGCGAGTATGCCGCCGCTGGTGCAGAAGCTGACCTACGTGATTCCGCTGCGCTACTACATCACGATCGTGCGCGGCATCTTTCTCAAGGGCTCCGGCTGGGCCGAGTTGAAGGACGAGGCGGCGATCCTGTTGGTCTACGGTGTCGTGATTCTGAGCCTGGCCACCGCCTTTTTCCGCAAGCAGGTCCGTTGA
- a CDS encoding ABC transporter ATP-binding protein yields the protein MPVFAVEAEGLTRVFDRFVAVDHIDLQVAAGKVFGFLGPNGAGKSTTIRMLCGILRPSGGRASVGGFDIARQTDRVKSSIGYMSQKFSLYEDLTVLENLQFFAGIYNVRGRQRDARIAWALEMAGLKGRDEALTSALAGGWRQRLALGCAVLHEPPILFLDEPTSGVDPASRRNFWEMISELAHQGITVFVTTHYMDEAEHCDELALIYGGRVVATGSPSALKSRYMSRALLELECSDLMAAYGALKAEPALAGVALFGNALHLVADDEAAARAAVSARLQQCGVALQQLQRIEPSLEDAFVAIIEASAPK from the coding sequence ATGCCGGTGTTCGCCGTCGAGGCCGAGGGGTTAACGCGGGTGTTCGACCGCTTCGTTGCGGTTGATCACATCGACTTGCAGGTCGCGGCCGGCAAGGTGTTCGGTTTTCTCGGGCCCAACGGCGCGGGCAAGTCGACCACCATCCGCATGCTCTGCGGCATCCTGCGGCCGTCGGGCGGGCGCGCCAGCGTCGGCGGCTTCGACATCGCGCGGCAAACCGACCGGGTGAAGAGCAGCATCGGCTACATGTCGCAGAAGTTCTCGCTTTACGAGGACCTCACCGTGCTGGAGAACTTGCAGTTTTTCGCCGGCATCTACAACGTGCGCGGGCGCCAGCGCGACGCCCGCATCGCCTGGGCGTTGGAGATGGCCGGCCTCAAGGGGCGCGATGAGGCGCTCACCTCCGCCCTCGCCGGCGGCTGGCGCCAGCGCCTGGCCCTCGGCTGCGCGGTGTTGCACGAACCCCCCATCCTGTTTCTCGACGAGCCGACCTCGGGCGTGGACCCGGCTTCGCGGCGCAACTTCTGGGAGATGATCAGCGAGCTGGCGCATCAAGGCATCACCGTCTTCGTCACCACCCACTACATGGACGAAGCCGAGCACTGTGACGAGCTGGCGCTGATTTACGGCGGCCGGGTGGTCGCCACCGGCAGCCCGTCGGCGCTCAAGAGCCGCTACATGTCGCGCGCGCTGCTGGAGCTGGAGTGCAGCGACTTGATGGCCGCCTACGGCGCGCTCAAGGCCGAGCCCGCGCTGGCCGGGGTGGCGCTGTTCGGCAACGCCCTCCACCTGGTCGCCGACGATGAAGCCGCCGCGCGCGCGGCGGTCAGCGCGCGCCTGCAGCAGTGCGGCGTGGCGTTGCAGCAGCTGCAACGGATCGAACCGTCGCTCGAGGATGCCTTCGTGGCGATCATCGAAGCGAGTGCGCCGAAATGA
- a CDS encoding ABC transporter permease, whose product MTSASAHGSGAGGGSELPGMSALGRFERSRRCIRAIMRREFIDIRRDRRSLILTLLYPIVMLVMYGYGIRYDVDNVPLTILDYSETPESRELTQLLVRSGYFRAVRFARSEREVEYDLTNDVARAAVVIPRDFAGRLRGGSSTAVQVLIDGSDANTATIAQGYALAIINRFVAARIAPAAALAAPIEVKSRIWYNPELKSVNFIVPGVIGMIMMIVGAILTALSIVKEKEHGTMEQILVSPIRPLEMMVGKIVPYIAIALIDLVIIIVAGYVLFAVPIKGSLFPLAVFSLLYLLGSLGVGVLVSTIADNMHNAMITAMFVSLLPSILLSGFVFPLENMPIVIQAVSYLFPGRYFMTAIRGIYLKGIGLGELWPEAVFLAIFGLGIVWLSASRFRGKLE is encoded by the coding sequence ATGACCAGCGCAAGTGCACACGGCAGCGGCGCCGGGGGTGGCTCGGAGCTGCCGGGCATGAGCGCCCTTGGCCGCTTCGAGCGCTCGCGGCGCTGCATCCGTGCCATCATGCGGCGCGAGTTCATCGACATCCGGCGCGACCGGCGCAGTCTGATTCTCACCCTGCTCTATCCGATCGTCATGCTGGTCATGTACGGCTACGGCATCCGCTACGACGTCGACAACGTTCCGCTCACCATCCTCGACTACAGCGAGACGCCCGAGAGCCGCGAGTTGACGCAGCTGCTGGTGCGCTCCGGCTACTTCCGGGCGGTGCGTTTCGCGCGCAGCGAGCGCGAGGTGGAGTACGATCTGACCAACGACGTGGCGCGGGCCGCCGTGGTGATTCCGCGCGACTTCGCCGGCCGCTTGCGCGGCGGCAGTTCGACTGCGGTGCAGGTGCTGATCGACGGCTCCGACGCCAACACCGCCACCATCGCGCAAGGCTATGCGCTGGCGATCATCAACCGCTTCGTCGCCGCCCGGATCGCCCCCGCCGCGGCCCTGGCGGCGCCGATCGAGGTGAAGAGCCGCATTTGGTACAACCCCGAGTTGAAGAGCGTGAACTTCATCGTTCCCGGCGTGATCGGCATGATCATGATGATCGTCGGTGCCATCCTCACCGCGCTCAGCATCGTCAAGGAGAAGGAGCACGGCACCATGGAGCAGATTCTGGTGTCGCCGATCCGGCCGCTGGAGATGATGGTCGGCAAGATCGTGCCTTACATCGCCATCGCACTGATCGACCTGGTCATCATCATCGTTGCCGGCTACGTGCTGTTCGCCGTGCCGATCAAGGGCAGCCTGTTCCCGCTGGCGGTGTTCTCTCTGCTCTATCTGTTGGGCTCGCTCGGGGTGGGCGTGTTGGTGTCGACCATCGCCGACAACATGCACAACGCCATGATCACGGCCATGTTCGTGTCGCTGCTGCCGTCGATTCTGTTGTCGGGGTTCGTCTTTCCTCTAGAAAACATGCCGATCGTGATTCAGGCGGTCAGCTATCTCTTCCCCGGCCGTTATTTCATGACCGCCATCCGCGGCATCTACCTCAAGGGCATTGGCCTGGGCGAGCTCTGGCCCGAGGCCGTGTTCCTGGCCATCTTCGGCCTCGGCATCGTGTGGCTGAGCGCGTCGCGCTTTCGCGGCAAGCTGGAGTAG